A stretch of Gossypium hirsutum isolate 1008001.06 chromosome A06, Gossypium_hirsutum_v2.1, whole genome shotgun sequence DNA encodes these proteins:
- the LOC107961983 gene encoding probable serine/threonine-protein kinase PBL23 has product MSWLSCCRSDAHHRNVACKKKTVGVGGNDNNNGKSLRSFMHTLSLKTDGGKQKLDEEIQKIRKAKVSARIFTFRELVVATDNFNPDCLIGEGGFGRVYQGYIESIDQVVAVKQLDRNGLQGSREFFSEVLMLSLVQHPNLVNLIGYCADGDQRILVYEYMPNGSLDHLLDLPPGQQPLDWNTRMKIAVGAAKGLEYLHDFADPPIIFRDFKASNILLDANFNPKLSDFGLAKLGPTEGKEHVSTRVMGTYGYCAPEYAMTGKLTVKSDVYSFGVVFLEIISGRRAIDLERPTEEQNLVAWAEPLFKDRQKFELMVDPLLKGNYPIKGLCQALAVAAMCLQEEAESRPLIADVVTAIEFLARPKDTENNYEDSQRSGRLHDKSAREEM; this is encoded by the exons atgagCTGGTTGTCTTGTTGTAGGTCGGATGCGCATCACCGCAATGTTGCCTGTAAGAAGAAAACCGTCGGCGTCGGTGGTAATGACAACAACAATGGCAAATCATTGAGGTCTTTCATGCATACTTTGTCTCTCAAAACAG ATGGAGGCAAGCAGAAGCTAGATGAAGAAATTCAGAAAATCAGGAAAGCTAAAGTTTCGGCTCGTATCTTCACATTTCGAGAACTAGTTGTTGCAACAGATAACTTCAATCCTGATTGTCTGATAGGCGAAGGCGGATTCGGCCGGGTTTACCAAGGATACATAGAATCCATTGATCaa GTTGTTGCGGTGAAGCAACTTGATAGGAATGGATTGCAAGGAAGCAGAGAATTCTTCTCAGAGGTTCTAATGTTAAGCCTGGTTCAACATCCCAACCTTGTCAATCTGATAGGATATTGTGCTGATGGGGATCAAAGGATTTTAGTTTATGAATATATGCCTAATGGTTCCTTGGATCATCTTCTTG ATTTACCTCCTGGCCAGCAGCCATTGGACTGGAACACAAGGATGAAGATAGCTGTAGGAGCAGCCAAAGGACTAGAGTACCTACATGACTTTGCCGATCCACCGATAATTTTCCGCGATTTTAAAGCGTCCAACATCTTACTAGATGCCAACTTTAATCCGAAGCTGTCTGATTTTGGACTTGCAAAGTTAGGACCAACAGAAGGGAAGGAACATGTTTCAACAAGGGTGATGGGGACCTATGGTTATTGTGCTCCGGAATATGCGATGACAGGGAAGCTGACCGTGAAATCTGATGTTTACAGTTTCGGTGTGGTGTTTCTGGAGATAATCTCGGGGAGGAGAGCTATTGATCTCGAAAGACCGACCGAAGAACAGAACCTGGTTGCTTGG GCCGAGCCATTGTTCAAAGACAGGCAGAAGTTCGAATTAATGGTGGATCCCCTGCTCAAAGGGAATTACCCTATAAAAGGTCTTTGTCAAGCTCTTGCAGTTGCAGCAATGTGCCTTCAGGAGGAAGCCGAGAGTCGGCCGTTGATTGCTGATGTCGTGACAGCCATCGAGTTCCTTGCCAGGCCAAAAGACACTGAAAACAATTATGAAGATTCACAAAGAAGCGGTCGCTTGCACGATAAATCCGCGCGAGAAGAAATGTGA